One region of Cyanobium sp. M30B3 genomic DNA includes:
- a CDS encoding BrnT family toxin translates to MEFAFDPAKSAANLRKHGIDFLAAQALWRDPSLLEIPARTSDEQRFLVIARLQGKHWSAVITYRQQVIRLISVRRSRLEEVQLYEQL, encoded by the coding sequence ATGGAGTTTGCGTTCGACCCCGCCAAAAGCGCCGCCAACCTGCGAAAGCACGGCATCGATTTTTTGGCAGCCCAGGCTCTCTGGCGGGACCCATCCCTGCTGGAGATTCCAGCCCGGACCAGCGATGAGCAGAGGTTTCTGGTGATCGCCCGTCTCCAGGGCAAGCACTGGTCCGCCGTCATCACCTACCGGCAGCAGGTCATCCGTCTGATCTCCGTGCGCCGATCCCGTCTAGAAGAGGTGCAGCTCTATGAACAGCTCTGA
- a CDS encoding CopG family transcriptional regulator, with protein MNSSEFDQRFDHGESVLEALDLSAARRPRLEQKRVNVDFPLWMVEQLDQEASRLGVTRQSIIKVWLAERLEHRADASESRLTAP; from the coding sequence ATGAACAGCTCTGAGTTCGATCAACGCTTTGACCACGGGGAGTCTGTGCTTGAGGCCCTGGATCTGTCCGCAGCGCGGCGCCCACGGCTCGAGCAGAAGCGCGTCAATGTCGACTTTCCCCTTTGGATGGTGGAGCAACTCGATCAGGAGGCCTCACGGCTGGGGGTAACCCGGCAGTCGATCATCAAGGTATGGCTCGCTGAGCGGCTCGAGCACCGCGCCGATGCCAGCGAAAGCAGGCTCACAGCCCCGTGA
- a CDS encoding PIN domain nuclease translates to MILVDSSVWIDFFRNTPTAQAEWLDAHLGDEGFVVGDLILAEVLRGFKDDRGFNEARRLLGRLEHVTLCGKDLAVEAARNFRRLRSCGATVRGTIDVVIATRCLVDGFRLLHSNRDFDPFVEHLGLRTIDCGA, encoded by the coding sequence GTGATTCTGGTCGATTCCAGCGTGTGGATTGACTTCTTCCGGAACACGCCCACCGCGCAGGCTGAGTGGCTTGATGCCCACCTCGGTGACGAGGGGTTTGTCGTTGGTGATCTGATCCTTGCTGAGGTGCTCCGCGGTTTCAAGGACGATCGGGGGTTCAACGAGGCGAGGCGGTTGCTCGGGCGGCTCGAGCACGTGACGCTTTGCGGCAAAGACTTGGCGGTGGAGGCTGCGCGGAACTTTCGGCGGCTTCGTTCATGCGGCGCTACGGTTCGAGGAACGATTGACGTGGTGATTGCGACCCGTTGCCTGGTTGATGGCTTCAGGCTTCTGCACAGCAACCGAGACTTCGATCCGTTTGTGGAGCACCTCGGACTTCGGACCATCGATTGCGGCGCCTAA
- a CDS encoding AbrB family transcriptional regulator — MLTGSDLLAKVKELGDASKSELVRASGYVSTKKDGSERLNFTAFYEALLEAKGLNLGSDTSSRGKGGRKLSYVTTVQGNGNLLVGKAYTAMLDLQPGDEFEIKLGRKQIKLLPAGAGEDDETAAAA; from the coding sequence ATGCTCACCGGATCAGACCTGCTCGCCAAAGTCAAGGAGCTCGGCGATGCCTCCAAATCCGAACTGGTGCGTGCCTCCGGCTACGTGAGCACCAAGAAGGACGGCAGCGAGCGGCTGAACTTCACAGCCTTCTATGAAGCCCTGCTGGAAGCCAAGGGTCTCAACCTGGGCAGTGACACCAGCAGCCGTGGCAAGGGTGGCCGCAAGCTCAGTTACGTGACCACGGTGCAGGGCAATGGCAACCTGCTGGTGGGTAAGGCGTATACCGCCATGCTCGACCTGCAGCCCGGCGACGAGTTCGAGATCAAGCTGGGCCGCAAACAGATCAAGCTGTTGCCGGCCGGCGCTGGGGAAGACGACGAAACTGCAGCTGCTGCATGA
- a CDS encoding DUF2811 domain-containing protein, with protein MSQIPDHLPAHVSVVNEFPEDLYQAMGEFISSRPNWDQYRLLQAAVAGFLFQHGCSDRAVSRHYLDGLFQRDGGAGSAPIARI; from the coding sequence ATGAGCCAGATCCCCGACCATCTCCCGGCCCACGTGAGCGTCGTCAACGAGTTCCCGGAGGACCTGTACCAGGCGATGGGGGAGTTCATCAGCAGCCGTCCCAACTGGGATCAGTACCGCCTGCTGCAGGCGGCGGTGGCCGGCTTCCTGTTTCAGCACGGCTGCAGCGACCGGGCCGTGAGCCGCCACTACCTCGACGGCCTGTTCCAGCGCGATGGCGGCGCCGGTTCAGCGCCGATCGCCCGCATCTGA
- a CDS encoding GIY-YIG nuclease family protein — protein MRPELEAPSGWIYFIEADQGNDLYKIGVTENLERRMKELRPRYILAKANVPNPKVLETELHSLFQCYRLPGTEYFVLEPEDVLRIQDRIQPRTCIPSSFKQDGLEAAAKIETLQEEMDHLNRQLSLEESPIRSAMLGREFDHLLAQHDQLYNNLLRHASSGEDYALTAIELLAKAQDQKNFRESDIQLNSLSGISDQIRRKEELDRSQFNRYRADLERITNSLINDQSDNCKQINYEGPIEEEVVHDGLELAAEWERMYLRQKRIWDQQSEERTGNNSVIRLAQLQKESHQVDDRLKELYQLIAKEARAGRTEAFNLLNQAYGMTI, from the coding sequence TTGAGGCCCGAGCTTGAAGCACCCTCCGGCTGGATCTATTTCATTGAAGCTGACCAAGGCAATGACCTTTACAAGATTGGAGTCACAGAAAATCTTGAGCGCAGGATGAAAGAGCTTAGGCCGCGATATATTCTGGCCAAAGCTAATGTTCCAAACCCAAAAGTACTTGAAACCGAACTTCATTCTCTTTTTCAGTGCTATAGGCTACCTGGGACTGAGTACTTCGTGCTTGAGCCTGAAGATGTCTTGAGAATACAAGACCGGATTCAGCCTAGAACATGCATTCCAAGCAGCTTTAAGCAAGATGGCCTTGAAGCAGCTGCCAAAATTGAGACTCTTCAAGAGGAGATGGACCATCTCAATCGACAGTTATCTCTAGAGGAGTCACCAATACGTAGCGCAATGCTTGGCAGGGAGTTTGACCATCTATTGGCGCAGCATGACCAGCTTTATAACAACCTCTTGCGCCATGCTTCTAGCGGAGAAGATTATGCGCTGACTGCGATAGAGCTACTCGCCAAGGCACAAGACCAGAAGAACTTTAGGGAGTCCGACATTCAGTTGAATTCACTAAGCGGCATCAGCGATCAGATACGTCGCAAAGAAGAACTCGATAGATCCCAATTTAATCGCTATCGTGCAGATCTAGAGAGGATAACCAATTCATTGATCAACGATCAGTCAGATAATTGCAAACAAATTAACTACGAAGGTCCTATTGAGGAAGAAGTAGTACATGACGGCCTAGAGCTTGCAGCCGAGTGGGAACGTATGTACCTTAGACAGAAACGCATATGGGATCAGCAAAGCGAGGAAAGAACGGGAAACAACTCTGTAATTCGACTAGCGCAGCTCCAAAAGGAGAGCCATCAGGTGGATGACCGACTTAAGGAGCTCTACCAACTAATTGCCAAGGAGGCGAGGGCTGGTAGAACAGAAGCATTCAACTTACTTAATCAAGCATACGGGATGACTATTTAG
- a CDS encoding thermonuclease family protein, which yields MPRPGHVPRALLAALALIPIVLTPSWAAPGPEATVLSIGDGDTIRVRMNGKPITVRLACIDAPETAQRPYGQNARQYLQQRLPVGSAVRLDEKTTDRYGRLVAEVFSGININLAMVEDGQAFAYRQYLGDCNAREYLDAEYRASRRRYGVWQVEGGITRPWEFRKSRRAAVIPDGTTPDGRRYSCKEIGSYARAQELLRQGHTYLDSNRDGEACESLRR from the coding sequence ATGCCTCGTCCTGGTCACGTCCCCAGAGCCCTGCTTGCTGCTCTGGCCCTGATACCCATCGTGCTGACTCCGTCCTGGGCTGCTCCCGGACCTGAAGCCACCGTGCTCTCCATCGGCGATGGCGACACCATCCGCGTGCGGATGAACGGGAAGCCGATCACCGTGCGCCTGGCCTGCATCGACGCACCGGAGACGGCCCAGCGTCCCTACGGCCAGAACGCCAGGCAGTACTTGCAGCAGCGCCTGCCAGTCGGCAGCGCGGTGCGATTGGACGAGAAGACCACCGATCGCTACGGCCGGCTGGTGGCCGAAGTGTTCAGCGGCATCAACATCAACCTGGCGATGGTGGAAGACGGCCAGGCCTTTGCCTACCGCCAGTACCTGGGCGATTGCAACGCCAGGGAGTATCTCGACGCCGAGTACCGGGCCAGCCGGCGCCGCTATGGGGTCTGGCAGGTGGAGGGCGGCATCACCCGGCCGTGGGAGTTCCGCAAAAGCCGCCGCGCTGCTGTGATCCCCGATGGCACAACCCCTGACGGCCGCCGCTACAGCTGCAAGGAGATCGGCTCCTATGCCCGTGCCCAGGAGTTGTTGCGCCAGGGGCACACCTATCTCGACAGCAACCGAGACGGGGAGGCCTGCGAATCGCTGCGGCGCTGA
- a CDS encoding Nif11-like leader peptide family natural product precursor — protein sequence MAAARGPSALEQFLAHVQADPALRRQVSEAITADEVSLLAQELGYPVSGSDLLRFSGRYV from the coding sequence ATTGCCGCCGCCAGGGGCCCATCCGCTCTGGAGCAGTTCCTGGCCCATGTGCAGGCCGACCCGGCCCTGCGCCGCCAGGTGAGCGAGGCGATCACCGCCGATGAGGTGTCGCTGCTGGCCCAGGAGCTGGGCTACCCGGTGAGCGGCAGCGACCTGCTGCGCTTCTCCGGCCGTTACGTCTGA
- a CDS encoding RAD52 family DNA repair protein: MTCTFSAEQITALSAPLDRAKVRQRRQGRSQVSYLEGWQVIAEANRIFGFDGWQRETIALRCVHQAERLIGEEQRPGWGITYTARVRISVSASTAGQPALIREGCGAGHGIDIDLGQAHESALKEAETDAMKRALMTFGNAFGLALYDKQQREVTGAAPGGGDRSSTGQVSRPRSTPLRVVPPAPAPATARSQGIEHQAQAVATSKTEPPSALPTAAAQPQADDPGLAPLDQATIRQLHAAIRGLPAPVLEGFSKAFRKRFQVPAEVPSIADRICQRRHHDWIETFMVSHR, from the coding sequence ATGACCTGCACCTTCTCCGCCGAGCAGATCACTGCCCTCTCCGCCCCGCTGGATCGCGCCAAGGTGCGCCAGCGGCGCCAAGGCCGCAGCCAGGTGAGCTACCTGGAGGGCTGGCAGGTGATTGCAGAAGCCAATCGGATCTTTGGCTTTGACGGCTGGCAGCGTGAAACCATCGCCCTGCGCTGTGTCCACCAAGCCGAGCGGCTGATCGGAGAAGAGCAGCGCCCCGGCTGGGGAATCACCTACACCGCCCGGGTGCGCATCAGCGTCAGCGCCAGCACCGCCGGCCAGCCGGCGCTGATCCGCGAGGGCTGCGGCGCCGGCCACGGCATCGACATCGACCTGGGCCAGGCCCATGAATCCGCCCTCAAAGAGGCCGAAACCGACGCTATGAAGCGGGCCTTGATGACCTTCGGGAATGCGTTCGGCTTGGCGCTCTACGACAAACAGCAGCGCGAGGTCACAGGCGCGGCCCCTGGTGGGGGAGATCGCTCCAGCACCGGCCAGGTCAGCCGGCCCAGGTCCACACCGCTGAGGGTGGTCCCTCCAGCCCCAGCTCCTGCAACAGCCAGGTCCCAGGGAATCGAGCACCAGGCCCAGGCCGTGGCGACATCGAAAACTGAGCCACCCTCAGCGCTGCCAACTGCGGCAGCCCAGCCGCAAGCAGACGATCCCGGCCTGGCGCCCCTCGATCAGGCCACCATCCGCCAGCTGCACGCCGCCATCCGCGGCCTGCCCGCGCCCGTGCTGGAGGGGTTCAGCAAGGCGTTCCGCAAGCGCTTCCAGGTGCCGGCCGAGGTCCCCTCGATCGCCGATCGCATCTGCCAGCGGCGGCACCACGACTGGATCGAGACATTCATGGTGTCCCACCGATAG
- a CDS encoding siphovirus Gp157 family protein, whose amino-acid sequence MAVLTPIPTDPALSPAPAAPVPDHPGGSGPSCSLQRSSSLWQLGIEAQELTTVIGQLAQQLAADDDDTRAQALAELEAALLAEEGNKQALAAKADATCWVIEHLRGQGAYRQQQAKRLTALATADYNRADALETSLVLVLTRLQPKATRFSFANHELTSRKSQAIEIDDEEALDPQWLAVTTTTKPDKTAIKEALKAGQQIPGAQLLSRRTWRIT is encoded by the coding sequence ATGGCTGTCCTGACTCCCATCCCCACAGATCCAGCCCTGTCACCTGCTCCAGCTGCCCCGGTGCCTGATCACCCCGGCGGCTCGGGCCCTTCCTGCTCCCTCCAGCGCTCCAGTTCTCTCTGGCAGCTGGGCATCGAAGCCCAGGAGCTCACCACCGTCATCGGCCAGCTGGCCCAGCAGCTGGCAGCCGACGACGACGACACCCGCGCCCAGGCCCTCGCCGAGCTCGAGGCCGCCCTATTGGCAGAGGAAGGCAACAAGCAGGCCCTCGCCGCCAAAGCCGATGCCACCTGTTGGGTGATCGAGCACCTGCGCGGCCAGGGCGCCTACCGCCAGCAGCAGGCCAAGCGCCTCACTGCCCTGGCCACTGCTGACTACAACCGCGCCGATGCCCTGGAGACCTCGCTCGTGCTGGTGCTCACCCGCCTGCAGCCCAAGGCCACCCGCTTCAGCTTCGCCAACCACGAACTCACCTCACGCAAGTCCCAGGCCATCGAGATCGACGACGAGGAGGCCCTCGATCCCCAGTGGCTCGCCGTCACCACCACCACCAAGCCCGACAAGACCGCCATCAAGGAAGCGCTCAAGGCCGGCCAGCAGATCCCCGGCGCCCAGCTCCTCTCCCGCCGCACCTGGCGCATCACCTGA